A part of Fundulus heteroclitus isolate FHET01 chromosome 23, MU-UCD_Fhet_4.1, whole genome shotgun sequence genomic DNA contains:
- the LOC118557487 gene encoding uncharacterized protein LOC118557487: MTRLLRGLLKNIRRPDTKKNKRRIVKWMQRCGILKRKMNCAKCNRRMKLMKCDRNDGLRWVCKHHKSNPLSVRNGSIFTKSHTPLAKWLEFMLRFSQGLQLKQLTMISEGIAASSKTLTRMTTILRKVCMAAVVRLRKRGMKIGGRHRFVVIDESKFAHKRKYHRGRCGKTWHRKRQWVFGMLEVDENSRKPILKLVKDRSRQTLTRQIRRHIRPRTSILTDEWRAYRGQLSQYGYHQYSVCHKKNFVDPVTGAHTQHIERAWQNYKLEIWRHRGNRTPETLQSHLKMIEWHHWLGVCHYNGVLGRIFHDVKQYLK, translated from the exons ATGACACGATTGTTACGCGGACTTCTTAAAAATATTAGGCGTCCtgatacaaagaaaaacaaaagacgaATAGTGAAATGGATGCAGCGATGTGGTATtctgaagaggaagatgaattGTGCAAAATGCAATCGAAGAATGAAACTTATGAAATGCGATCGCAACGATGGGCTGCGTTG GGTATGTAAGCATCACAAAAGCAACCCATTATCAGTGCGTAATGGGTCCATATTCACAAAGTCTCACACCCCTTTGGCAAAATGGCTTGAGTTCATGTTAAG GTTTTCACAAGGTTTGCAACTGAAACAACTAACCATGATCTCAGAGGGAATAGCAGCAAGTTCCAAGACACTCACAAGAATGACAACAATTCTAAGAAAG gTGTGCATGGCTGCTGTTGTTCGCCTGAGGAAGAGAGGAATGAAAATTGGTGGTCGTCATCGCTTCGTTGTTATTGATGAGAGCAAATTTGCTCACAAACGAAAG TACCATCGTGGCAGATGTGGCAAAACATGGCATCGCAAACGCCAGTGGGTCTTCGGGATGCTGGAGGTTGATGAAAATTCTAGAAAACCCATTCTGAAACTGGTCAAGGACCGCTCAAGGCAAACCCTTACACGCCAAATACGACGACATATCAGACCTAGGACATCTATCCTAACAGATGAATGGCGTGCCTACAGGGGTCAGCTTTCCCAGTATGGATATCACCAGTACTCTGTCtgccataaaaaaaactttgtcgACCCAGTCACTGGTGCTCATACTCAACACATTGAGCGTGCATGGCAGAATTACAAGTTGGAAATATGGCGTCATAGAGGCAATCGAACTCCTGAGACACTACAGAGTCACCTCAAAATGATAGAGTGGCACCACTGGTTAGGTGTCTGTCATTATAATGGTGTCTTGGGCAGAATTTTCCATGATGTTAAACAATATCTCAAGTAA
- the LOC118557488 gene encoding coiled-coil domain-containing protein 106-like isoform X1: MLLVFFFCANFSEMETRFGKKTRDGGVQDSVEEVQEVVKEAFVDKPQDLELASVGRKPKKQMKYSPRKLWSPTGAVELTKLKQQAKMDRQKIDHLEDRIKYLEEANRELKKDKDFLLTQIKEATVAPASSSKSGSREIAQVPLSSTSTTPSSSSTDLSSSSSSEEEEKKKKKKKTKKSKKHSDSYSRSRMTTVDGVINRYESALKRFTKFGSMKKAFNKIKVDRNTIARTAVIAELAITFPDTFKELLPGNHNNEKISQFAERCRNAITKEMAETITAKKRSGKLLPIMYKYT, translated from the exons ATGctgcttgtgttctttttttgtgcCAATTTTAGCGAGATGGAGACTCGTTTTGGCAAAAAGACACGCGATGGGGGGGTACAGGACTCTGTCGAAGAAGTGCAAGAGGTTGTGAAGGAGGCTTTCGTGGACAAGCCACAAGATTTAGAACTTGCCTCCGTTGGTCGAAAGCCAAAGaagcaaatgaaatattccCCAAGGAAATTGT GGTCACCAACGGGGGCAGTGGAGTTGACCAAACTGAAACAACAAGCAAAGATGGATAGACAGAAGATTGATCACCTTGAGGACCGCATTAAATACCTGGAGGAGGCCAACAGGGAGCTGAAAAAGGACAAAGACTTCCTTCTTACACAAATTAAGGAAGCCACTGTGGCACCTGCATCTAGCAGCAAGTCAG GCTCTAGAGAGATTGCTCAGGTTCCTCTATCTTCAACATCTACTACCCCCTCCTCTTCTTCCACAGACTTAAGCTCCTCATCATCttcagaggaagaggaaaaaaagaagaagaaaaagaagaccaaAAAGTCCAAGAAACACTCTGATTCGTACAGCCGTTCAAGAA tgaccACAGTGGATGGAGTTATCAACCGCTATGAGAGTGCCCTGAAGAGATTCACTAAGTTTGGATCTATGAAAAAGGCCTTCAACAAGATTAAAGTTGACCGCAACACCATTGCGAGGACAGCTGTTATTGCTGAGCTTGCAATAACCTTTCCTGACACCTTCAAGGAGCTGCTCCCAGGAAACCACAATAATGAGAAGATCTCCCAGTTTGCAGAGCGTTGTAGGAATGCTATAACAAAAGAGATGGCTGAAACcatcacagcaaaaaaaagaagtggaaaaCTCCTCCCAATAATGTACAAGTACACTTAG
- the LOC105924508 gene encoding P2Y purinoceptor 14-like: protein MTRCNPVEKESHPFLVLGYSLLFLVGLILNSFTLWFHCRGAHGQVSKSWMIYLKHLTAADFLLCLSLPLRIIHYTSTSLTIHMVYCSFGAPLRFLNMFASILFMGYIAANRYMKIFYSSGTHFLMTAKASHIISITTWVVLLTITTSYSILMLITHKTALPDHSTCYLLLNEHVQKLYGVMHASAAISFLLVLCSLVFFYYSTSRRVQQIQQRQLGSSNSKKLVKSRRNMLVLVSVFCFCFVPYHVIRLPYYLLGGRCSVVLYYGKEVAAFLSVFNICLDPLIYVFLCKEFRAQLNLKQIFSTKGNRNTSTSDAR, encoded by the exons ATGACCAGATGTAATCCAGTGGAAAAAGAATCCCACCCTTTCCTAGTACTGGGCTACAGTCTGCTGTTTCTG GTGGGCTTGATCCTCAACAGCTTCACCTTGTGGTTTCACTGCCGTGGAGCTCATGGACAAGTTTCCAAGAGCTGGATGATCTACCTGAAACATCTGACAGCTGCAGACTTTTTACTCTGTCTTAGCCTCCCGCTGCGTATCATCCACTACACCAGCACATCGCTCACCATTCATATGGTCTACTGCAGCTTTGGAGCTCCTCTAAGGTTCCTCAACATGTTTGCCAGCATCCTGTTTATGGGCTACATCGCAGCTAACAG GTACATGAAGATCTTTTATTCTTCAGGAACTCACTTCCTGATGACTGCCAAAGCCAGCCACATCATCTCGATCACCACCTGGGTTGTTCTCCTGACCATAACGACATCATACAGCATCCTGATGCTGATCACCCATAAAACTGCTCTTCCTGATCACAGCACCTGTTATCTTCTGCTAAATGAACACGTACAAAAACTGTATGGGGTGATGCATGCTTCTGCTGCCATCTCCTTCCTGCTGGTGCTCTGCTCTCTGGTCTTCTTCTACTACAGCACCTCACGCAGGGTGCAGCAGATCCAGCAGAGGCAGCTGGGCTCCTCCAACTCCAAGAAGCTGGTGAAGTCTCGCAGGAACATGTTGGTGTTGGTCAGCGtcttctgcttttgctttgttccttatCACGTTATTCGACTTCCATACTACTTATTGGGAGGACGATGTTCAGTGGTTTTGTACTATGGGAAGGAGGTGGCTGCGTTTTTATCAGTGTTTAATATCTGTCTGGATCCTCTTATTTACGTTTTTCTTTGCAAGGAGTTTAGGGCTCAGCTTAACCTGAAACAAATATTCAGCACCAAAGGCAACAGAAACACCTCTACTTCAGATGCAAGGTAG
- the LOC118557488 gene encoding coiled-coil domain-containing protein 106-like isoform X2: METRFGKKTRDGGVQDSVEEVQEVVKEAFVDKPQDLELASVGRKPKKQMKYSPRKLWSPTGAVELTKLKQQAKMDRQKIDHLEDRIKYLEEANRELKKDKDFLLTQIKEATVAPASSSKSGSREIAQVPLSSTSTTPSSSSTDLSSSSSSEEEEKKKKKKKTKKSKKHSDSYSRSRMTTVDGVINRYESALKRFTKFGSMKKAFNKIKVDRNTIARTAVIAELAITFPDTFKELLPGNHNNEKISQFAERCRNAITKEMAETITAKKRSGKLLPIMYKYT, from the exons ATGGAGACTCGTTTTGGCAAAAAGACACGCGATGGGGGGGTACAGGACTCTGTCGAAGAAGTGCAAGAGGTTGTGAAGGAGGCTTTCGTGGACAAGCCACAAGATTTAGAACTTGCCTCCGTTGGTCGAAAGCCAAAGaagcaaatgaaatattccCCAAGGAAATTGT GGTCACCAACGGGGGCAGTGGAGTTGACCAAACTGAAACAACAAGCAAAGATGGATAGACAGAAGATTGATCACCTTGAGGACCGCATTAAATACCTGGAGGAGGCCAACAGGGAGCTGAAAAAGGACAAAGACTTCCTTCTTACACAAATTAAGGAAGCCACTGTGGCACCTGCATCTAGCAGCAAGTCAG GCTCTAGAGAGATTGCTCAGGTTCCTCTATCTTCAACATCTACTACCCCCTCCTCTTCTTCCACAGACTTAAGCTCCTCATCATCttcagaggaagaggaaaaaaagaagaagaaaaagaagaccaaAAAGTCCAAGAAACACTCTGATTCGTACAGCCGTTCAAGAA tgaccACAGTGGATGGAGTTATCAACCGCTATGAGAGTGCCCTGAAGAGATTCACTAAGTTTGGATCTATGAAAAAGGCCTTCAACAAGATTAAAGTTGACCGCAACACCATTGCGAGGACAGCTGTTATTGCTGAGCTTGCAATAACCTTTCCTGACACCTTCAAGGAGCTGCTCCCAGGAAACCACAATAATGAGAAGATCTCCCAGTTTGCAGAGCGTTGTAGGAATGCTATAACAAAAGAGATGGCTGAAACcatcacagcaaaaaaaagaagtggaaaaCTCCTCCCAATAATGTACAAGTACACTTAG